One window of Plasmodium relictum strain SGS1 genome assembly, chromosome: 14 genomic DNA carries:
- the LRR12 gene encoding leucine-rich repeat protein — translation MNCNKRRQKIKLNENIIYSSNPIINEDDIADFVSTLNVDKQRRYKNDDTQNLNLVKEIQLSSLNINDWGISILIPCILRSRNLVTLNLSNNNLTNDSASILSKCLKYLPFLKSLNLSNNIIRDEGAIQIIEEFFSRILSNKESLFLNEKKNKMVDDAFSDNFMLYDNQKDKIEYIDNDIYEIDFSDNFLGTKFMLKLGAVIENNSKKCKLILKNIGINDIGISNLFKKSKNIEILDISENSVTTELFPQYIETLFDTQLNLKELYLSDICCSRDNLNKVENGNDIFLELIKHLHKAKNLSILSFSNNKINDESFKYFCLFLKNNENNIKEIDLSNNCISNLDYLNECLKNNKTLKVINLSNNSLTDVNIKLFCCDTLSNNLNICELSLACNSLSNESCNYISYALISQSKLIKKSISTKNFNRKKYSSSYDHEDSYFKNTGNYEANSSDLEDLCSFRKKSESSCELDSRKVHTKKYINKIKELKNLIINRHKEENNFFSCTGIFSFNRATDISKNLYLQERRRNLIYNKNDHFYNTNNFFSFNCFKGLKFLNLSGCLIDNNGISFLIKSLQTPFCPLEFLDISCCENLNDNIYQSFTNLMSSKKSKFLKNKSYIFKNLPLTVRGIPPTLIPLNDSEDKTDKDSIEKIVHRKHQKEK, via the exons ATGAATTGTAATAAAAGGagacaaaaaataaaattaaatgaaaatattatttattcttcTAATCCaataataaatgaagatGATATAGCCGATTTTGTTTCTACTTTAAATGTTGATAAGCaaagaagatataaaaatgatgatacacaaaatttaaatttagtaAAAGAAATACAGCTAAGTagtttaaatattaatgacTGGGGAATATCTATACTTATTCCTTGTATATTAAGAAGTAGAAATTTAGTTACATTAAACTTatctaataataatttaacaaat GATAGTGCCAGTATTTTATCAAAATGCTTAAAATATCTCCCTTTCCTAAAATCATTAAATTTatctaataatataataaggGATGAAGGGGCTATACAGATCATTGAAGAATTTTTTTCACGGATTTTAAGTAATAAAGaaagtttatttttaaatgaaaaaaaaaataaaatggtaGATGATGCTTTTTCTGATAATTTTATGTTGTATGATAACCAAAAGgataaaatagaatatataGATAATGACATATACGAAATAGATTTTTCAGATAATTTTTTAGGTACTAAATTTATGTTAAAATTAGGTGCAgttattgaaaataatagtaaaaaatgtaaactaattctaaaaaatatagGAATTAATGATATTGGtatttctaatttatttaaaaaaagtaaaaatattgaaatattAGATATATCAGAAAATAGTGTTACTACAGAATTATTTCCTCAATATATTGAAACTTTATTTGATActcaattaaatttaaaagaattatatttatcGGATATATGTTGTAGTCGTgacaatttaaataaagtaGAAAATGgaaatgatatatttttggAATTAATTAAGCATTTACATAAAGCAAAAAATTTATctatattatctttttcaaataataaaataaatgatgaaagttttaaatatttttgcctttttcttaaaaacaacgaaaataatattaaagaaatagaTTTATCTAATAATTGCATATCTAATCttgattatttaaatgaatgtttaaaaaataataaaacattaAAAGTAATAAACTTGTCTAATAATTCCTTAACTGatgttaatataaaattattttgttgTGATACTctttcaaataatttaaatatttgcGAATTATCTTTAGCATGTAACAGTTTATCAAATGAATCATGTAATTACATTTCTTATGCTCTAATATCTCAAtctaaattaattaaaaagtcCATCAGTACAAAAAATTTCAACAGAAAAAAATACTCTTCTTCATATGACCATGAAGACTCCTATTTTAAAAACACAGGAAATTATGAAGCCAACTCAAGTGATTTAGAAGATCTATGTTCATTTAGAAAAAAGTCGGAAAGTTCCTGTGAGTTGGATTCAAGAAAAGTTCATactaagaaatatataaataaaataaaggagctaaaaaatttaataataaataggcataaagaagaaaataattttttttcatgtaCAGGAATATTTAGCTTTAATAGAGCAACCgatatatcaaaaaatttatatttacaagaaagaagaagaaatttaatatataataaaaatgatcatttttataatactaataattttttctcttttaattGTTTCAAAGGATTAAAATTTCTTAATTTGTCTGGTTGTCTTATAGATAATAATGGTATATCCTTTCTAATAAAATCCCTACAAACTCCTTTTTGCCCACTAGAATTTTTAGATATTTCTTGTTGTGAGAacttaaatgataatatttatCAGTCATTTACAAACTTAATGTCTAGCAAAAAAtccaaatttttaaaaaacaaaagttacatttttaaaaatttaccGTTAACAGTTCGTGGAATACCACCAACTCTAATACCTCTAAATGACTCTGAAGATAAAACTGACAAAGATAGTATag